A portion of the Tepidanaerobacter syntrophicus genome contains these proteins:
- a CDS encoding putative glycoside hydrolase, whose amino-acid sequence MKWTVKGSFLLLIICAVSLAFNSHSSTITYSSQSLYRELFEEKQAINDAKRDKEIERRNEWNRRNEVLKETLKEYYVPLPLDKQNSFDVPVVKGIYVTGNTAGTPKYFNHLIDFLDRSELNAMVIDVKDDNGLITYESNIEIVESAEADRYVRIQDIKSFIQTLENHNIYPIARVVTFKDSNLCNHYPEFAIQKKSGGIWRDRNGVPWVNPYDKRVWDYNVAIAKEAALNGFKEIQFDYVRFPENGSKVDAEAFFPGKNDVSKEDCVAGFLAYAHQQLKDYNVVISADVFGLTTSADDDMNIGQKWEKISPTVDYISPMIYPSHYYPGNYGFDNPNAHPYEVIDKAVKDALKKDAGLEKKAVIRPWIQDFTLGSPKYTGEDVLKQIKALNDNGIQGYMLWNAGNVYSENAFTTDIAPSTK is encoded by the coding sequence TTGAAATGGACTGTAAAAGGTAGCTTTTTGCTTTTAATTATTTGTGCTGTTTCTTTGGCATTTAATTCTCATAGCTCGACCATTACCTATAGTTCCCAGTCATTGTATCGGGAACTTTTTGAAGAAAAGCAGGCTATTAACGATGCAAAACGGGATAAGGAGATCGAAAGGCGTAATGAGTGGAATCGAAGAAATGAAGTTTTGAAAGAAACACTGAAAGAATATTATGTACCTTTGCCATTGGATAAGCAGAATTCTTTTGATGTACCTGTTGTTAAGGGAATATATGTAACCGGAAACACGGCCGGAACTCCAAAATATTTTAATCACTTAATCGACTTTTTAGACCGTTCTGAATTAAATGCAATGGTGATAGATGTAAAAGATGATAACGGCCTTATAACTTATGAAAGCAATATAGAAATAGTTGAAAGCGCAGAGGCTGATAGATATGTACGCATACAGGACATTAAGTCTTTTATACAAACTTTGGAAAATCATAATATATATCCAATAGCAAGGGTAGTAACATTTAAAGACAGTAATTTGTGCAACCATTATCCGGAATTTGCAATCCAAAAAAAGAGCGGCGGCATATGGCGCGACAGGAACGGTGTACCCTGGGTAAACCCATATGACAAACGAGTTTGGGACTATAATGTTGCTATAGCCAAGGAAGCGGCTCTAAACGGTTTTAAAGAAATACAGTTTGATTATGTAAGGTTTCCTGAAAACGGAAGTAAAGTAGATGCTGAAGCTTTTTTCCCTGGTAAAAACGATGTTTCGAAAGAGGATTGTGTTGCAGGTTTTCTAGCATATGCGCACCAACAACTGAAAGACTATAATGTCGTTATTTCAGCTGATGTTTTTGGTCTTACCACAAGTGCAGATGATGACATGAATATAGGTCAAAAATGGGAAAAGATTTCGCCTACAGTAGACTACATAAGCCCAATGATATACCCTTCTCATTATTATCCTGGAAATTACGGCTTTGATAATCCAAATGCTCATCCCTACGAAGTAATCGACAAGGCAGTAAAAGATGCCCTAAAAAAGGATGCCGGTCTTGAGAAAAAAGCTGTTATAAGGCCGTGGATACAGGATTTTACTCTTGGAAGTCCTAAATACACAGGCGAAGATGTCCTAAAACAAATTAAAGCCCTTAATGATAATGGAATCCAGGGCTACATGCTGTGGAACGCCGGAAATGTATATTCTGAAAACGCTTTCACCACTGACATAGCCCCATCTACAAAATGA
- a CDS encoding tyrosine-type recombinase/integrase, which yields MSDRKGLLRITGKGRKVREVPVNSETRKYLKEYLKVKPNSPYLFVSQKGGKMERSTIFRIIKKYAALAGIEKPVHPHTLRHTFAQTLIDSGVDIFTVQHLLGHEDITTTQRYHRPKK from the coding sequence ATATCGGATAGGAAGGGCTTGCTGAGGATAACCGGAAAGGGCAGGAAGGTAAGGGAGGTTCCGGTAAACTCCGAGACGAGAAAATACCTCAAGGAATACCTTAAGGTAAAGCCCAATTCACCGTACCTTTTTGTAAGCCAAAAAGGCGGCAAGATGGAAAGGAGCACCATATTTAGGATCATAAAAAAATACGCAGCCCTTGCAGGCATAGAAAAGCCCGTACACCCCCACACCCTGCGGCACACCTTCGCTCAGACATTAATAGACAGCGGAGTTGACATCTTCACCGTTCAGCACCTTTTAGGGCATGAGGACATTACGACTACCCAGCGGTACCACAGGCCGAAAAAATAG
- a CDS encoding type II toxin-antitoxin system RelB/DinJ family antitoxin, whose translation MAQVNIRIDDELKKKGEELFNELGMSFSTAVSIFVSQAVRQGGIPFEITTKDDFYNPVNIRHLKHSIEQMKRGNVVVKTMGELEKMANE comes from the coding sequence ATGGCACAAGTCAACATTCGCATAGACGATGAGTTAAAGAAAAAAGGCGAAGAACTGTTTAATGAGCTTGGAATGAGCTTTTCGACGGCTGTAAGCATATTTGTCAGTCAAGCTGTGCGCCAAGGCGGAATACCGTTTGAGATTACAACCAAAGATGATTTTTACAACCCTGTAAATATAAGGCACCTGAAACATTCTATTGAGCAGATGAAGCGGGGCAACGTAGTTGTCAAAACAATGGGCGAATTAGAGAAAATGGCCAATGAATAG
- a CDS encoding Txe/YoeB family addiction module toxin — protein MNSITFTADAWEDYLYWQSQDKKTLKRINRIIRDIARSPYDGIGKPEPLRGDLSGYWSRRIDDANRIVYCLHNDLIEIYALRTHYQDN, from the coding sequence ATGAATAGCATAACATTTACGGCTGATGCTTGGGAGGATTATCTGTATTGGCAATCGCAAGACAAAAAAACTTTGAAGCGGATAAACCGTATTATACGCGATATAGCCAGAAGTCCATATGACGGCATAGGAAAACCGGAACCGCTGCGCGGCGATTTGTCAGGGTATTGGAGCCGCCGCATAGACGATGCTAACAGGATAGTTTACTGTTTGCATAACGACCTTATTGAAATTTACGCCTTAAGGACCCATTATCAAGACAATTGA
- the relB gene encoding type II toxin-antitoxin system RelB family antitoxin → MSTITIRLNSDEAKTYKEYAKFKNVPLSTLMKKALEEKIEDEIDLRAILAYEERLKNNEVKHISFDDVKKRLEI, encoded by the coding sequence ATGAGTACTATTACTATCAGATTGAACAGTGATGAAGCTAAGACTTACAAGGAATATGCTAAATTCAAAAATGTTCCCTTATCTACTTTGATGAAAAAAGCTTTGGAAGAAAAAATTGAAGATGAGATTGATTTAAGAGCAATCCTTGCTTATGAAGAAAGACTTAAAAATAATGAAGTTAAGCATATTTCTTTTGATGATGTCAAAAAAAGATTAGAAATCTAG
- the hfq gene encoding RNA chaperone Hfq: MLNILVLSKNKNGRGKNDKSNSKPSGFFLDEIKKKQLQITIYLANGVPVKGKIIDFDNFTVLVDCGDKSQMIYKSAISTLSVPKGQDIYKKISSKFLGKSKKAASTAKPD, translated from the coding sequence ATACTCAATATACTTGTTCTGAGCAAGAATAAGAATGGGAGAGGTAAAAATGACAAATCAAACAGCAAGCCTTCAGGATTTTTTCTCGACGAAATTAAGAAAAAGCAGCTGCAAATAACCATATACCTTGCAAACGGTGTACCTGTAAAAGGAAAGATAATAGACTTCGACAACTTCACTGTACTCGTGGACTGCGGCGATAAGAGCCAGATGATATACAAGAGCGCCATTTCTACGCTTTCAGTGCCTAAGGGGCAGGACATCTACAAAAAAATAAGCAGTAAATTTCTTGGTAAAAGTAAGAAGGCAGCAAGCACTGCAAAACCAGACTAG
- a CDS encoding type II toxin-antitoxin system PemK/MazF family toxin, whose translation MVKQGDIIMVNFTPQAGHEQAGHRPAVVISNDVFNNKTNMAIVCPITNTDNKFPLHVPLDTRTTTTGVVLCEHVKALDINSRQYHLVDSLPLDLLQTVIDIVSAEIEIVSD comes from the coding sequence ATGGTAAAACAAGGGGACATTATTATGGTTAATTTCACTCCTCAAGCCGGTCATGAACAAGCAGGTCATAGGCCTGCGGTAGTCATAAGCAACGATGTTTTTAATAATAAGACTAACATGGCAATTGTCTGCCCGATTACAAATACCGATAACAAATTTCCTTTGCACGTCCCGCTTGATACCCGCACAACTACAACCGGTGTCGTTCTTTGTGAACACGTGAAAGCTCTTGATATTAATTCTCGGCAGTATCATCTAGTAGATAGCCTACCTCTTGATTTATTGCAAACAGTGATTGATATTGTTTCGGCTGAAATAGAAATAGTTTCAGATTAA
- a CDS encoding AbrB/MazE/SpoVT family DNA-binding domain-containing protein, protein MITVINKWGNSCGIRVPKYILDELNWHENEQVEMITNDGKIIIKKANIKQQKHKTIKELFADFKGEYQPEEIDWGKPVGREIW, encoded by the coding sequence GTGATTACTGTAATTAATAAATGGGGTAATAGCTGCGGTATCAGAGTTCCAAAATATATTTTGGATGAATTAAACTGGCATGAAAATGAACAGGTTGAAATGATTACTAATGATGGAAAAATTATCATAAAAAAAGCAAATATAAAACAGCAAAAACATAAAACTATCAAGGAATTATTTGCTGATTTTAAAGGTGAATACCAACCAGAAGAAATTGATTGGGGTAAACCGGTTGGGAGAGAAATATGGTAA
- a CDS encoding PIN domain-containing protein, giving the protein MELQSKVLIDTSIWIEYFRGNAQIGEAVDLLIDAGSAYITGPIIAELIQGIKNKKQAEELLASLKALPYVDIRKSDWSDIGFFSLELRKKGIVIPFTNTVIACMAIKNHLCVYSLDKHFDLIDGLVKFQ; this is encoded by the coding sequence ATGGAACTCCAGAGTAAGGTTTTAATCGATACGTCCATATGGATAGAATATTTTCGCGGTAATGCTCAAATTGGCGAAGCCGTAGATTTGCTGATAGATGCCGGCAGCGCATATATAACAGGACCGATAATTGCAGAACTGATTCAGGGTATCAAGAATAAGAAACAGGCGGAGGAACTTCTTGCAAGCCTAAAGGCTTTACCATATGTTGATATCAGGAAATCAGACTGGTCTGACATAGGTTTTTTTTCACTGGAATTAAGAAAAAAAGGTATTGTCATTCCGTTTACTAATACAGTGATAGCTTGTATGGCGATTAAAAATCATCTTTGCGTATATTCGCTTGACAAACACTTTGACCTTATCGATGGGCTTGTGAAATTTCAGTAG
- a CDS encoding type II toxin-antitoxin system VapB family antitoxin — translation MRTTLNISDDILKEVEEIYNKKNKSKAVEEALKDAIRNKRMSALKSLKKKIDFEVEPEDIEKMRSLDDGTPE, via the coding sequence ATGAGAACTACCCTTAACATTTCAGACGACATCTTAAAAGAAGTAGAGGAAATTTACAATAAAAAGAACAAGTCAAAGGCCGTAGAAGAAGCATTAAAGGACGCTATAAGGAACAAAAGAATGAGCGCATTAAAAAGCCTTAAGAAAAAAATAGATTTCGAAGTTGAACCTGAAGATATTGAAAAGATGAGGAGTTTAGACGATGGAACTCCAGAGTAA
- a CDS encoding S-layer homology domain-containing protein, whose product MFKKSISVLLAVLLFLSIFSVSAIAQAKEFDVIFLNPPFSDVDLYWATSAITWASEEGIVEGFPDGTFKPFQNVTEAEFAAILARYAKNTDKDRINQKEEGKHWAQAIYDELIKWQLPFNGYTNDKIKDSAITRGQVARIVAAKNGFNLDERQAIYYMYENDLSSGMIPGRLTFESYEKDKPLQRDQVTQFIMLLNDKGITTFMGKPSEKGGAEANEIIGIVDVPKDTTVITDEMFDELAEDKGIENPPKSENVDELWESLDKSGGITSESQLTPEIIQKIKDLGPMESRFPEGTPVGGWAVIDDDLFEKYKASIEDYLFNKTSQVDAKSVVVCKDLYWETKPGQSTNRHYFRVIVNGREAWYATVGFTGKEYKVLDVGRGVLDIFN is encoded by the coding sequence TATTCTTAAACCCTCCCTTTTCGGACGTAGACCTTTACTGGGCAACATCCGCAATAACTTGGGCGTCTGAAGAAGGCATAGTGGAGGGATTCCCCGACGGGACATTCAAGCCTTTCCAAAATGTAACGGAAGCGGAATTTGCCGCAATACTTGCAAGGTATGCCAAAAACACCGACAAAGACAGGATAAACCAAAAGGAAGAAGGAAAGCACTGGGCCCAGGCAATATACGACGAGCTGATAAAATGGCAGCTGCCCTTTAACGGATATACAAATGACAAGATAAAGGACTCCGCTATTACAAGAGGACAGGTTGCAAGGATTGTAGCCGCAAAGAACGGATTTAATCTAGACGAGCGTCAGGCTATATACTACATGTATGAAAACGACCTTTCAAGCGGAATGATACCCGGCAGGCTCACCTTCGAGTCCTACGAAAAAGACAAGCCCCTCCAAAGGGATCAGGTGACCCAATTCATAATGCTTTTAAACGACAAGGGCATAACCACCTTTATGGGCAAGCCTTCGGAAAAAGGCGGCGCAGAGGCAAATGAGATTATAGGAATTGTAGACGTGCCTAAGGATACCACCGTAATTACCGATGAGATGTTCGATGAACTTGCAGAGGATAAAGGCATAGAAAACCCCCCTAAAAGCGAAAATGTCGATGAGCTTTGGGAAAGCCTCGATAAGTCGGGAGGAATTACAAGCGAATCCCAGCTTACTCCCGAGATAATCCAAAAGATAAAGGATTTAGGTCCAATGGAGTCAAGATTTCCTGAGGGGACTCCTGTTGGTGGATGGGCCGTGATTGATGATGATTTATTTGAAAAATACAAGGCATCCATAGAGGACTATCTATTTAATAAAACGAGTCAGGTAGATGCAAAATCGGTTGTAGTGTGTAAGGATTTGTACTGGGAGACAAAGCCGGGGCAGTCCACTAATAGGCACTATTTTAGGGTAATAGTGAACGGCAGGGAGGCCTGGTATGCGACGGTAGGGTTTACAGGCAAGGAGTATAAGGTACTTGATGTAGGCAGAGGTGTTTTAGATATTTTTAATTAA